The sequence below is a genomic window from Meles meles chromosome 3, mMelMel3.1 paternal haplotype, whole genome shotgun sequence.
TATCTTTATGTCAGGAGATGATACTAATCTCATATTCTTGGCACCTTCTGGGATCCTAGTCATGCTAATATTTGTGATGTTTTAGAAACTAACCCATATCTCCATTGTAGGTCCAGGTGCAAGCACTGCTTTATATGGTTAGGATTTTGTTACTTAAGGAAACAGGTTTTGCTGGTGGACCATCCAATTATAACAAGGAGTCTTGCCATTTCATGTAAGGAGGAAACAGTGATGGATAGATTTCTTGGTGACATCAGGTCATAGAAGTATTAGCATCTTTGAATAGGTCTGCAAAGTCCTCAAGCTACTAAGAGTTGATGCAATTCTGTAAAATAGACTTTTGAGCACACTGTACTcagtggaaaattatttttactacCACGTTATCTATAAGAGTTGAATATTATATAGAAAGATGATGAAACTAAATGTGTATAGACCTATTTCAGCTTAGTGTGTAGGATGGGCATGATAATCAAATTTAGATAACTAATAcagagaataaattttatttgagagggagaataAATATAGAACTTTCATATAAAGATGTTATCCATTTTTATTCCCAAACTTATTCTGGTTTTGAACAACTTTAGAATGAAAGCATTTTGTAAAAAACAAGTAAACCTTCCATTCCTGAATTCACACAGTACCCAGAAAAATCTGTCATTTGAGTTTATAAGTGGATTAAGTGGGTAGTCAGGCAAATCTTCCATAGTCTAGAAGACTTCAGATAAGGTATACGTCCTATTATGTAAATCATGAAAATCATAACCCTGACAAAACCAACAGTGCATCAGTTGACTTGAAAAACCAAGATAAATTTCACCTTAAGAAATATTGacaaaatataattgatttttcctttaaaataatttgtgacTATGCATTCTCTTAATACTGAGGAAATCTTTACCTTTGGTAAAAACTAAACTCAGAAACTAATTCAATGTTTCTTGGTATCTTTTCCTAATTGTAAACATTTTACTTCACTGGAATTAGTTCCTCCCTTGATCCAAAAAAAGCCAATgacaaaaactataaaagatgCAGTGATTTAAATGATAGTTTATTACCAAAAAAGCAGATATGCAGAAAACTAAGTAGTAATAAAATGGACTAATAAACACAAcataagaaatggaaaagaaaaaaaaaactcttgctcactaaaacacataaataatcctaatttcagggtttttatacaattatatgtatatgtatatgtgtgtgtgcgcgtatatatatatgtgcgtatatatatgtgtgtgtatatatatatatatatatatacatgcacacacacgtatatgtatatacaatcaAATTGTATGGTAACAGAATGACCCTTTTGCTTAATACATTATTCATGTTACTCATTATaaacaaagagaagaatgaaatatGATTCCCGATGTTACAACAAACACAACTAACTTAGTTCTCCCAGCACTATCGAAGATATCACCTCAGTTTGTCAGATGAAGATACTCAAAAGATTAGAAACCGAAGAGTATTTTGGCGACAGGTGAGGCTAAGGAAACAAACTCAGGCCATGTTCATTGTGTGTTAAAATACAATCTAACCTTTCTCAGCTGAAAGATAGTTGTTCACAAAAAAGCAGAAGACATGGCCTCCAACTTGACTGAGTTCATGAAAAGGTTTACAAATATCTCTGTTTTACATGTGGAGTTGGAAGATTGGGGAAATTGAAACCCCCAAGTTGATGACATTTTGTACTTTAGGATttcataatctttaaaaaaaatttttttaaagattttatttatttatttatttatttgtcagagagagagagagagagagcacacgaacaggcagagtggcaggcagaggcggagagtgagaagcaggctccctgcctagcaaggagcccaatgctctTGGGACTGGGTCAGggactccatgccaggaccctgagccaaaggcagcggcttaaccgactgagccacccaagcgtcccagaATTTCATAATCTTAAAATTTCCTGAAATTTTATAACAAAAACTTGAGCTattgtaaaaaatatttgtacaatGTTTAtacaaaattgtaaaaaatatttacattaccATTCTTGATTtatctggcttatttttttttaaagatgtgattaATACCTCTTAATTTCAGAGTAAAATCAATGAGTTCTGGTATATTATAGAAAACAGATTATCTGTCCAATAGAAATTTAAGATGagtcacatatatataattttaaatttttcagttacCATATTAATATAAAGAGGgaacagatgaaattaattttgataatataCTTTATTTAATTAATACAGCCAAAATATTATCACTTCAAccaatataaaaaatattgagatattttacaCTCTTTCTGGGGGGGATAGGAGGAAATACAATCTTCAGAATTGGGTGCACATTTTTGTATTTACAGCACATCTCAGTTCAGACTAGTCACATAACTACATACGGCGTATGGCTAGTGACTATAACATTGGAAAGCACAGctctaatatatattaaataagatcCTGCACGTCCAATAAGATCCTGGATAGATTTACAAATTTGCCTGAAGTCCAGGAACGAGAACCTTACAATGAGATTCATATAGCTGACTCTTATAATGTTGACCTTATGATGAATGCTACTTGTGGACTCCTCCTTGGCATTTATCAGGTACCAAGCACTGTTCCaaattctttacatttttgaatCCATTTAATTATCATAAAAATGAAGAAGGTGCTATTTTCTCCCTTCTACTGAGGAGGGAACCCAGACATGAAAACGTTAAGTCTTGACCAAAGATACAAGCTTCTAAGTGGCAAAAAAGAATTTGGACCCAAAGAATCTGACTCCAGTTTCTATTCTAGATCATGACAGTTTTCTGGcagagggtgaaaaaaaaaaagaaagaaagaaagaaagaaagaaagaaaaaatcacttTCTATTTGATAGTACCTAATAGTACCTATTAGGTACATAGGCAGTATGTACCTAATGTTTTCATCAATAATAATGTTTGTTGTACTCAACTGAACTCTTGAAATAACGTTCTAGAGAGCTGAAAGCATCCTTTTTAGCAGATTCACTGCGTGTTTAGCAAAATACATTGTTACGGACTGAGTGCCTGACTGCCCTTCCAGATAAGTTTCAGgatatttcactttctttctgaTGTTTCAATTTGGTGGATTTCTTCTTATGTAtcacttttggtttttgtttgcttttttttgtttcctttggtttgttttgttgttgttctttgctTGCCTTGATATTATTGTAGGAGAACAGTAGATTTGTGCTTCTCGGTAGCTCAGGACATTTATTAAGCATCATGGTGACAAAATTTCTCTACAtatttgcttctatttcctttccttgttCCTATTGCTGAATGCTGATATGTGTGGGGCTGTTTTGATTATACAAAGAAATAATCAATGGATTAGTGTATAACAAAATTAGCTCTGTCAAACTATTTGAATGCACTAAAAATACTTGATGTCTTAGACATAACTTAATAATTGGTAAATACCTAAtcaatttctttgtaaaaatactGATCTGATGTATTAACAAAATTGAAGTTGATATGTCACGAGTGAGCTATCCATGGTGGAGACTCCCAAGGTCAAAATATTGGTGCCAAAGTGGGGCTTTCTTATTTATTCCACTCATTTAAATCAGTTaggaattaaagttaaaattctttcttctctccctgagAAAAGGTAACATACATCCACGTTTAAAAGTCACAttagggggacacctgggtggctcagttggtgaagcggctgccttcgactcaggtcatgatcccagcgtcctgggatcgagtcctacatcgggctccgtgctcggcggggagcctgcttctctctctgtctctgcctgccactctgtctgcctgtgctcactctcgctctctctctctctctgacaaataaataaacgaaaaatcttaaaaaaaaaaaaaagtcacatcaggggcgcctgggtgtctcagtcattaagcgtctgcctttggcttaggtcgtgatcccgggttcctgccccgcattgggctccccgctcagcggaaagcctgcttctccctctcccactccccccgcttgtgttctcctctcattgtgtctctctctgtcaaataaataaaaccttttttttttaaagccacattATTACAAAGTTCATTACAGGTAGTCTgccagttttccttttctaatttagATGAAAAGCTATACAGAGTGAACATTTATGATTATCTagcttctgctaattttttaggCTTCAGGAGCTGGAATAAATCCCTGACCCACTTCCCTTACCTTCTGAATAATGGTTCTAATGACATTCTGCTCTTCATCAGACAACTTTCCACCCTAAGGCATCCGATTCAAGGGAACTAAAGACATTTGCTAAAGGGACAACAGCTGTTGCAGACCATGTTCACTGTCACTCAATGACACCacctgattattttaaattaaagcacgtttaacaaaattattttgagtCTAGAAATGTCTTCTCTCTTAATCACATTGTTTCAAATATGGTTCAGGTGGCCACAATTAGCTACAGGCATTTTTTACCTCTAGTttcaacttgaaaataaaatgctaagtTTTTTGCTTCAAATCTTCTACTCAGGCTTTCCTGCTAAAAGTCAAGccagtattgatttttttaaaaagtggtcgTGCTGATGGAACTAATTTCCCTGATTATTTCACAGTGTATCAGCTTTGGATGCACAAACACAACCCTAGATTCAGCAACTCATAATATGCATTTTGGGGCTGTCCTGTAGGAAGCATCATGACCTCACTGCCATGTGTGAATTTCATTTCCCTGTTATGGCTTCTGCAATTCTTGTTCCTGCAAGACTGTATTTTATGGGAACAAAAATGGCCTACATttggttaaaaaatttaaaatccctGTGTGTTCATTACAAATGCTGAACGGGAGATGAAATCATCACTAACTGAACAATATTACCATTACTTTCTTTTAACTTCAAAGTTGATCCATTTAACCCCTTCTTTTTCTATCAGTATTGGACTCCTGTTCTTTGTCCTGAGTAACTTGAATCCTCCTTATaggaaaaataaacccaaataaaaCTGTACTGAAATGTTAATTTAGCTAGAAAAACAGCATAAAGTGGGCTCTAGAGTAGTTTTGTTTatcttagaaatatattttctaataggTCTCTACCGGCTTAGGTGTTAGAGATCCTATTTGAAAACTTCAAATCTTCAGGACTGCCAGGAAAgctatatttaaaagattaaagcagaaatttttaagtatttaattgcggcattttaaaaaatgttattgtaATAGTTAATTagataaaatacagaagaagGATTTTTACTGTTACTgtcttaataaaataatacaactaAAGCCCAGCTTCAACCATATCATTTCCCTGCTTGAAAACATTTAGCCACTCTCCATTCACCAACAGTAAAATGTGAACCCTCTCAGCTGTATGCAAGGTCCCCCAAGTGTGACCTGACCTCTGTATGCCCCCGTTTTATCTCTCTGTTACATTCCCTACACCCTGGTCGAtcttattcttaaaaatattcaagaataAGATTAAGTTGTCTCCTTTGATAACCTGTGTCCCTGTTAAGTATTCTTATCTTACTCTCATGTCTTTCTGCTATTCAACCAGATAGCTAAAATGTTCTAAGCAAATATTCTGCTTCCATTCAAGGCAAGGTAAGCTGTCCTGCAGAGAATGGACTacatcaataaaattaatatgctaattttgaaaatgaagtaaTGTATTATTGCTATTCCATGGAGAATCCTCCCACACATAGACAACATGGATACCTTCATAATGGActccattttgaaaatatttttattcttgagGTAGCATTAAGCTCTTTCCCTCTTCACCCCAGCCTCCAACAGCATTACGCTTGTCAAGATAAAGTTATATTATTCCTTGTGACATATGAAACCCATTCTGCGTGAGATGTTAGGCTGATTGAGAAGTTTTAGTGAttgaatttttagaattttcaagGCTATGTACTAGAAAAATAATGCTCTTAAAGTGTGTGCCATAACACCAACTAAAAACAGCGAGACTAATGCGTTCCTGTGTAGAAAGAAAGGTCTTCCTCTAACCTCTTAAGTCCTATTTAGTTATGTTGTATCAATCTTGTCTTGGAATACATCTTCTTACCTCATAATTATTGATCACCACATAAATCACTGATCAGAATAATCTGTGACCTTTCTCAATCAGCAAGGGGTTATGTTAACATGCAACCTTAACGTTAGTGTCATAAATGCCTTTCAAAATGGAATGATCTTGTTTATAATTGATTTGAAACCATATTTCAAATGGTCTTTAAGATGACACAACAATATATATTTGTAGCATATTTGGAATACCAGGCTCCTACATCTGACATTTCTAGACCTATAATGGTAGGAACGATGCTTAAGTGAACTTCTAACTACTTTTGGGATCCCCCATCTTCATAGTAGGGGAAGCTCGTTTGCATGCAAAGTGACCCAATAGACATGAGCAACACCAAAGCATGAGTGACCTTGTATCCCTAAAAATAACATGATTTATCTCCAGCACTGCATTTCCTAGTAAGCACTCCTtgaacaccaccaccaccaccacaggcACAAATAATCTCTTCCGTCTCTCAGTGCCCATAGAATCTTATTGATGTCATAGcattattgattattttaaacgTTCATCTTATGCTAGCCAGCATTTCTGGAGGTCAGAGACTGTGTTATTCATTTCTAACTCCCCAGAACAAGCTTCACaagtagtaggtgctcagtaataATATGCTAATGAATGAGTGttatttttctatcttctctgattttcttattctttgaaCAAATGTAGCGCTCTCACTCAGTATTTTGATGATTAATCTAGTATGGCCTTTAGTTGTTGTTTAACCATTTAATATAGATCACTCCTTAACATCAAGAATCTGGCCACATTTCTTTTTGGATCACACTTAATTTTTCAATCACTGGAAAAATAGCAGACGTAAAGTTGTTGAGTAGGCAATACTGCAATTtctcattaattaatttattaattcaaataGTTATTGAGCAACCTCTATGTCAAGACAGTTTTGGTCCTCAGGTGAGAActatcttaaaaagataaattctagACTGATTCCAAATGCACTGAGTCACAAATTCCAGGGAAAGAGCTGAGAAATCTATGTATTGAAGTCTTACAGGAGTCACTGATGATCAGCTAAGTTTGGAGATTCTTGAACTGGAGTTTACCAAGAGAAAATGCACCATGAGATTGAAGGTAAATAAGACACAAGGTGTCCCGTCTGAGTCTCCTGCCATTCCTCACTGTGTGACTAGTGAGTGAATCTGGATAACACAAAGAACCCACCACTAGGactcaaaaacaagaacaaaaaatcagaacaatctttacaaaaaaacaGATCGAGTCCTCCTGGTAATACATGGAATATATAGCCATATGAAGATTTTAGCCCATGGAGTGGTTTTCTGAGACAGATATTAGAATGGAGGAactagggagacaaaccataagagactcttaatctcacaaaacaaactgagggttgctggggggaggggagtagagagagggtggttgggttatggacattggggagggtatgtgatacggtgagtgctgtgaagtgtgtaagcctgacgattcacagacctgtaccctttgggctagtaatacattatatgttaataaaaattattaattaagaaaaaaagaaaaaataatgactatGAGAGACTTCACTGGAACAGTGGGGCAGCATGTTGAGGTACACAACTATGGTCCAACACCTCGTAGGATTATAGAAAAATCAAATCTGTTTTAGGTTCATGCTCTTGGACTGATAGaaaatgtgtcttttaaaatattaggaaGTGCATTTGGCTAATCTCACTAGGCATTCTTATGAGCCCAATAAATTACTAGAAGTGTAAAGCTAGGAGAAACCTGTTCTAACTAGGCAACAACAGTTTAGATAGACATCATCCATCTTTTATCAGTTGTAATATATAATTTCACATCCATGCAGGTGGGtcggaccaaaaaaaaaaaaaatcccaaagaaaaTCAAACAAGTGTGAAATTATGCACACAAAATTAATATAAGCTTAAGTTGAAATACAAGCAATTCTTGAGtaaaaaaaattgggaattaTTTTCAATGGTTATatcctctcattttcttctctttttttaaaaaaagattttatttatttatttgacacagagagagagatcacaagtaggcaaagaggcaggcacagagaaggggccggggggaagcgggctctctgctcagcagagagctaaatgcagggctccatcccaggaccctgagactatgacccgagctgaaggcagaggcttaacgctctgagccacccagacgcccctcttttcttttcttttctttttttttaatatcctctcattttcaaatgaaaacatacattaCCTGCATTGTGATTTCCTGATGTTTTAAAGCTGAAGACAAAGCCCTCTAATATTATAGTAATTATTAATGGGttattatctgcaaatagtgttTTTAAGGAATATTTATCCTTGGGTAGTCATTAAAGTGCTGCTGAGTGTTCATGAGGTATTCTAAGCAGATAATTTAATTGATCTGCAAATGGACGGTATTAAGAAAGTCTGGTCAGAGGCCTAACAGATAGCTTGATCTGACTTGAGTATGCATGTTCAGGTTGCCAAAGATATAATTACAGTGTTGATATTCTAAACTCAGTAATATGCTTTTACCTTCGGTGTGCTGAAGGACATTTTGAAATCAGGGATTCTTCATTTCACTGCTTCGCTCTGAAGTTTAGAACAACCTCAAAACTCACTGGTAtaatacagaaacaaaaccatAGGAGACATTTCCCAGCACAGAGACACCAGGCTGATTTACTTCCCACCaccatgcatttttttccccttcctccccttatgctgttttgatgatctaGAGCCTGAAAAGAAGCCCCAAGGCACCCTGTTTTCCTCTGATTGTACATTATGGCTTCCTGCTATAAGCTTCTTACTTCATAATGGCCATCCTGAgatagaaaaataggaaatgtaCCTTTTACTCTGCCAAGTCCAGAGGATTTTTGATATtgttaaatcaatcaatcaggcATATGAATTTGTTAATTACTTGCACCATGTCAGTACTGTGGACACTGTAGCCTCCTCTCAACAAGCTGTGATTGAATTGGAGTAATGATACATTTGACCATGAATTGACTAGGTAACTATACAAGAGAGTACAGTTTTAGGTGTTGAACTGTGTTTTACTGACTTTCAGTTCCCACCAGGATTTTAGggaagtagaaaaggaaaaaaagtgggAGTTTGAGGGTTGGTGGAAGATAAGAACTTGCAGGAATAGATAGTTAATAGAATATCATGCTTCAGGTTAATTACTACACTTTATTCATTTTATCCTTAACTTCGCCACCTTTAAGCCTTTCATAGAAACTCCAGTTCCACGAATTTTCACGGTGAGGGGAAAGCAAGTGAGAAATCAGAAAAAACATGTCAGTATTCACAAGACCACTTTGTTCATTtactctcctttttccttctatCACCTCAGCATATGAATTCTTCAAGAGAAATGCCTGGACCTAGACATCAGGAGTTCCTGTGAGAATTCCAGGAGAacatttgcctcttctggatCCTTCCACTCTGAAGAAACAGATGCAATTTCTATATTATCCTTTTGGCACTTAAATAGGTGGGGAATACATtgatgaagggggaaaaaatgccaGGGTCTAAGGTTGCTTATTTATTTCCAGAGATAATTGTGTTATAGGTTTGCAAGCTGATTTATATGACTTTGTTTATGTTATTTCCCATACACTTACATgccatttttaagaaaacagtcaTTCTAACTATATTAAATAAGATCAAATAATTAGTTCAACAGTATACAGCCCCTGTCAaatttactgctttttaaaatggagCCTATGCCCACAGATACTGATgtagagaaatagaaaaggagCTTTGAGCTCTCAATggatctgatttcaaaagagtGCATTTATGTCACCAAATTCTTGATCGTTTCTAGGACAAGCACTTTTTGCAAAACTCCTTGCAATTAATCTTGTAAACTTCCCAATTAGTAAGGCTTATTTTGGGAGAAAGTAGTAACTGTTCTTCTCATTAGTGTGTCCAACTGTAAGACAGGAGGATTTGAGAATAACCAGGAAGCCAGGTAAATTAAGGTCAGTGCTTggaacttttaaataaatgttctttctcttcctgagatgTTCTTAAAGGagcatttattaatttaatcaaGTCACAGGTATAAATGCTGTCCTGAGGGTGGCAACTGATGGGATGAggtggaagagagaagggagaatcAAGTCTATGACAGGATTTCTAAACTTGGCTCAACATTCATTATCTCAAAAGTGACTGTATCATAATGACAGCTCAAGAAGGGGGAGTACAAATAATGAGTTGGGAGGGGGGGTTAAACATGGCACAGAATGCTCATTAGTTACATTAATCTTGACCTAATGGAAGTCTTGGCTTAAGAAGGTGGCACTTACATGAAGGAGACTAATGTTCTAAATGCAGGACACTGGCAGAGCAGAAAGAAGTTACCAGAAGGTCATGGCTCATAATTTCAATATTTAGTTTATGGATTCTGAGAGATGAGTGATGAAAAGTAACCATTGCCTAAACAATATTTGGTAATGAAAATTGATTTCAAATGCCATAagatacatgcatgcacacacacacacacacacacacacacacacacttgaacaGACAAACTCTATGATAAAAGTAAATTAAGTTTAATTTGGAGTGAGTACTAAACTTACCAGCTTGATCCCTTTGGAGATGTTACAGGTTTAGTCAAATATGTTCTCTTTGTTATCtatgcataatatttttaaaatatgaagactCTAGAAAGAAGCCCAAGTGGCATAATTAAAAGTGTATGTGCTAACAGTCTCCTATCAGTTAACTATATTTAGACcccaaagcattttaaaataattaacgGTTGAACTGCAAGAATGTCTAAATTTACCATCTCTTTCACTTATAAAGTAAATTAGAGCTATTGTGGtactccttcccttcccttctttctcccttccttccttcttccttctctcccttccttccttcctttcatccttcttcccttccctttcctatcctttccctcttttcctttttttcttaaattcaggAGGATCTGTGATAGTGATCTCTTGCCTTTGTATCCAGCAGCAGGAAATAAGTAGATCACTATGATGAGTTATGAGATACTGCTTGAACGAACTTTGGTAATTTAAATTATACTGAAACTGGCTAATATACCAGACTGTCAGTGTCTGAATTCTGGGCATTCTAAAGCATAAACTATATTTCTCTTCAGACGTAAATCTATTTCTTTAACTCCTGCAAAGTTTATTTCAAATAAGAGTTAATGTATTCATCTGTAGGTTGCAGGTAGGTAGGAGCTGAAAAGTGAGAGGATAGGGTAAGGAACATTAATCTTTTGAAATTAACAAGAACTCTGGTCTCCTAGGTTGTTCACATGATGCTTTAAGGGTCCTCCATTTTACACTGGGAAGAATTAGGGACTAGACAAAAACACCTTTTGCTAAAGACATATGCTCTTATTTTAATCTGTATAGCTAAAGGCATTGGAAAGCCAAATCCAAGGAAAGATAAGTCCAAAAATAATCATGCCAAGgaaagaatttattttcctttacaaaGTAGTTTTGCTACAGCTTTAAGTTTTCCTAAGCAATCAGGTTGTAGATAGAGTTACCATTTACACCATATTGCTATGGGATAAGTGATAGTAAAGATTCTAATAAAGGAATTATAAAACAAGTCATTCCCTAAGCATTTGGGTTCAATCAATGTCTTTGAAACTAAACCACTGATGAAAATGATTCAGCAATGTGTTCTAGGCACTTGGAATGTGACATtgaataaaacagagaaagatgCCTCTTTCCTGAAGCTCACATTGTATTGGGGAAAAGCAAAcaattttaaagtgtatttatcAACAAACAAATAGCCATTACCATGTATCAGGTACTGCTCTAAATGTTGTATAGGTCTTAATGGATTTGATCGTTACTAGAACCCTGAAGTTGATGTGTGAAGTGGTGGGTTACTTGAAGGTAGACTATAATAAGCTAAAGAAGTCTACCACAAAACTGAGAGCAACCTCCATGAAGACAGTAATTTTCTGATACCAAAACTTGACAGAAACATTAAGGCAAAGGAAACCACAGGCCATTATCCCTCatgaacataaatgaaaaattcttaTAAATCTTCAGCAAAGGCAATCCAATATAAAATTGGAtatgttataaaaatacataaacaggcGCGAGTCGGCCCTCACGCAGGGGCAGCAGGAAACAATAAAGGCCGCGCGCGCAGAGCAGGCGCCCGTagcctccccgcccctcccgcaACGCTCGACCCCGGGATCCCCCCGGCTTGCCTGCCCGCCATGGCCGACAAGGAAGCAGCCTTTGATGACGCAGTAGAAGAACGTGTGATCAACGAAGAgtacaaaatatggaaaaagaacaCCCCTTTTCTTTACGATTTGGTGATGACCCATGCCTTGGAGTGGCCTAGCCTAACTGCGCAGTGGCTTCCAGATGTAACCAGACCAGAAGGGAAAGACTTCAGCATTCATCGACTTGTCCTGGGAACACACACGTCCGATGAACAAAACCATCTTGTGATAGCCAGTGTGCAGCTCCCTAACGATGATGCTCAGTTTGATGCTTCACACTACGACAGTGAGAAAGGAGAATTTGGAGGTTTTGGCTCAGTTAGTGGAAAAATTGAAATAGAGATCAAGATCAACCATGAAGGAGAAGTAAACCGGGCACGTTATATGCCCCAGAACCCTTGCATCATTGCGACAAAGACTCCATCCAGTGATGTTCTTGTTTTTGACTATACAAAACATCCTTCCAAACCAGACCCTTCTGGAGAGTGCAACCCAGACTTGCGTCTCCGTGGACATCAGAAGGAAGGCTATGGACTTTCTTGGAACCCAAATCTCAGTGGGCATTTACTTAGCGCTTCAGACGACCACACCATCTGCCTCTGGGACATCAGTGCTgttccaaaggaaggaaaagttgtGGATGTGAAGACCATCTTTACAGGGCATACAGCAGTAGTAGAAGATGTTTCCTGGCATCTGCTCCATGAGTCTCTGTTTGGGTCAGTTGCTGATGATCAGAAACTTATGATCTGGGATACTCGTTCAAACAATACTTCCAAACCAAGCCACTCAGTTGATGCTCACACTGCTGAAGTAAACTGCCTATCTTTCAATCCTTACAGTGAGTTCATTCTGGCCACAGGATCAGCTGACAAGACTGTTGCCTTGTGGGATCTGAGAAATCTGAAACTGAAGTTGCATTCCTTTGAATCACATAAGGATGAAATATTCCAGGTTCAGTGGTCGCCTCACAATGAGACCATTTTGGCTTCCAGTGGTACTGATCGCAGACTGAATGTTTGGGATTTAAGTAAAATTGGAGAGGAACAATCCCCGGAAGATGCAGAAGATGGGCCACCAGAATTGTTGTTTATTCACGGCGGTCACACTGCCAAGATATCTGATTTCTCCTGGAATCCCAAT
It includes:
- the LOC123937895 gene encoding histone-binding protein RBBP4-like translates to MADKEAAFDDAVEERVINEEYKIWKKNTPFLYDLVMTHALEWPSLTAQWLPDVTRPEGKDFSIHRLVLGTHTSDEQNHLVIASVQLPNDDAQFDASHYDSEKGEFGGFGSVSGKIEIEIKINHEGEVNRARYMPQNPCIIATKTPSSDVLVFDYTKHPSKPDPSGECNPDLRLRGHQKEGYGLSWNPNLSGHLLSASDDHTICLWDISAVPKEGKVVDVKTIFTGHTAVVEDVSWHLLHESLFGSVADDQKLMIWDTRSNNTSKPSHSVDAHTAEVNCLSFNPYSEFILATGSADKTVALWDLRNLKLKLHSFESHKDEIFQVQWSPHNETILASSGTDRRLNVWDLSKIGEEQSPEDAEDGPPELLFIHGGHTAKISDFSWNPNEPWVICSVSEDNIMQVWQMAENIYNDEDPEGSVDPEGQRS